A single window of Rhizobiaceae bacterium DNA harbors:
- a CDS encoding DMT family transporter, with protein sequence MLHTGYRLFLVESYRFGDLGRVYPIARGSSPLIVAILAMVFAGETTDPQSLAAVFVISLGIMSLSLTRGLDRVGDARAVVLALATGTFAAVYTIVDGLGARHAGSASAYMIWVGLLDAAAFLPVVQFRRRHALWPSSAKRWTAGAIAGVTGFIAYWLVVWALTIAPMASVSALRATSIGFAVVFGAVF encoded by the coding sequence GTGCTCCATACTGGCTACAGGCTGTTCCTCGTGGAATCTTACAGGTTCGGGGATCTCGGTCGCGTCTATCCGATCGCCCGCGGGTCCTCGCCGCTGATCGTGGCGATCCTGGCGATGGTGTTTGCTGGCGAGACGACTGACCCTCAATCGTTGGCGGCGGTCTTCGTCATCTCGCTCGGCATCATGAGCCTGTCGCTCACACGAGGTCTGGACCGGGTAGGAGACGCGCGCGCGGTCGTCCTGGCGCTGGCGACCGGCACGTTCGCCGCCGTTTACACCATCGTTGACGGCCTGGGAGCACGCCATGCCGGAAGCGCGTCCGCCTACATGATATGGGTCGGCCTCCTCGATGCCGCCGCTTTCCTGCCGGTGGTGCAATTCCGGAGACGCCATGCGCTCTGGCCTTCATCTGCGAAACGATGGACGGCAGGGGCAATTGCCGGCGTGACCGGATTTATCGCCTATTGGCTTGTCGTTTGGGCGCTGACGATCGCGCCGATGGCGTCGGTATCGGCGCTACGCGCGACAAGCATCGGCTTCGCGGTCGTGTTCGGAGCTGTTTTCTGA
- the gcvA gene encoding transcriptional regulator GcvA, producing MAVHFPGLRVLRGFEAAGRLLNFSHAAVELGVTPAAISHQVRELEDQLGVELFSRTSRSMQLTAAGEILHRAARDALASLARGMARIEDASDSNKLKVIASASIAAKWLVPRIGRFIELRPDIDVRLDISSHLRDFSPDDADIVIRWGKVAHPSLQCERLFENVVFPVCSPALLRSTPLREPRDLMHHRLIHVSWKGQDGDRPNWRTWLRASGIEDALDNGSGLHFDESGSALQAAIDGQGVALGDSSLVADDLAAGRLVRPLDLAINSPPEFAYYVVSPIEVAENSPVAVFREWLLAEAMKKPSKPAT from the coding sequence ATGGCCGTGCATTTTCCAGGACTGCGCGTGCTGCGAGGGTTCGAGGCGGCCGGCCGCCTCTTGAACTTCAGCCATGCGGCGGTCGAGCTCGGCGTGACGCCGGCTGCTATCAGTCATCAGGTGCGTGAACTCGAAGACCAGCTTGGAGTGGAACTGTTTTCCCGCACCAGCCGCTCGATGCAATTGACGGCGGCCGGCGAGATTCTTCATCGCGCAGCGCGCGACGCTCTTGCGAGCCTCGCACGCGGAATGGCGCGGATCGAGGATGCCAGCGACAGTAACAAGCTCAAGGTCATTGCCTCGGCGTCGATCGCCGCCAAATGGCTGGTGCCACGCATCGGCAGATTCATAGAGTTGCGGCCTGACATAGATGTCCGGCTGGACATTTCATCCCATCTTCGCGACTTCTCCCCCGACGATGCCGATATTGTCATTCGCTGGGGAAAGGTCGCTCACCCCAGCCTGCAATGCGAGCGCCTGTTCGAAAACGTCGTGTTTCCAGTTTGCAGCCCAGCCCTGCTGCGCTCGACACCGTTGCGTGAACCGCGCGACCTGATGCACCACCGCCTGATTCATGTCTCGTGGAAAGGCCAGGATGGCGACCGGCCGAACTGGCGGACATGGTTGCGCGCATCCGGCATCGAAGATGCTCTCGACAATGGGTCGGGACTGCACTTCGATGAATCCGGTTCTGCCCTCCAGGCCGCCATAGATGGGCAGGGGGTCGCTCTCGGGGATTCGTCACTGGTTGCCGATGATCTTGCAGCCGGCCGTCTCGTCCGGCCGCTCGATCTGGCCATCAACAGCCCACCGGAATTTGCCTACTATGTCGTTTCTCCAATAGAGGTCGCGGAGAACTCCCCCGTTGCGGTGTTCCGCGAATGGCTGCTCGCGGAAGCGATGAAAAAACCTTCGAAACCGGCCACGTAG
- a CDS encoding EamA family transporter, whose product MSFDVAAIVLLAAALHAGWNTLIKISGDRVAVMAFVTLAGSLISLPFLFFVEGPAPASWPLLATTILLHTGYHFFLPVAYDHGDLGQVYPMARGSAPILVTAGAFVFAGEALEPLAIVGVLCLAVGVITLTFDKTSGIAKQPKAVCFALATGACIASYTVVDGLGARQAGSALGFAVWLTIGDGLLTFLLALAWKGGAVWRVARANLPTGVAGGAMQVGAYWIIVWALALAPMGMVSALRETSVLFAALISTLLLKEGWGAWRFISAALVSFGLVLQRAHK is encoded by the coding sequence ATGAGCTTTGACGTTGCCGCGATCGTCCTCCTGGCGGCCGCCTTGCACGCAGGTTGGAACACACTAATCAAGATCAGCGGCGATCGCGTCGCCGTCATGGCGTTCGTGACGTTGGCGGGCAGCCTCATTTCGCTCCCCTTCCTGTTCTTCGTCGAAGGCCCCGCACCGGCAAGCTGGCCGTTGCTGGCTACGACGATCCTTCTGCACACGGGCTATCATTTTTTCCTGCCAGTCGCTTACGATCATGGCGATCTGGGCCAAGTCTACCCGATGGCGCGCGGGTCGGCTCCTATTCTTGTCACGGCAGGAGCCTTTGTGTTTGCGGGAGAAGCCCTGGAGCCGTTGGCGATCGTCGGCGTTCTTTGTCTCGCCGTGGGCGTAATAACGCTGACGTTCGATAAAACCAGCGGCATCGCGAAACAGCCGAAAGCCGTCTGTTTCGCCTTGGCGACAGGCGCGTGCATCGCCTCTTATACGGTGGTCGACGGGCTTGGCGCTAGGCAGGCGGGTTCAGCTCTGGGCTTCGCTGTCTGGCTTACCATCGGCGATGGCCTGTTGACGTTTCTTCTGGCTCTCGCGTGGAAGGGCGGCGCGGTCTGGCGTGTTGCGCGAGCCAATCTGCCGACCGGCGTTGCTGGCGGTGCGATGCAGGTGGGGGCCTACTGGATTATCGTATGGGCTTTGGCCCTGGCCCCGATGGGAATGGTCTCCGCGCTCAGGGAAACTAGCGTGCTATTCGCGGCGCTGATCTCGACGCTTTTGCTCAAGGAAGGGTGGGGAGCCTGGCGGTTCATCTCCGCCGCCTTGGTCAGTTTTGGCCTCGTGCTCCAGCGCGCGCACAAATAG